One part of the Clostridium thermosuccinogenes genome encodes these proteins:
- a CDS encoding DUF1638 domain-containing protein, with amino-acid sequence MKYKLICCEVFLREACLAIAATSNTVDPEFTPKNAHENSNELRKIIQEKIDSVEKTGGYDAILLGYGLCGNGTAGIAARSIPLVIPRAHDCCTIFLGSKSKFIEYFKDNLSAEWSSTGYMERGGKDSYLRESDTSKLLGLDKAYEEYVEQYGEENAKYLWEMLHPKNESDELIYIKVPETEHLGYLKKLESYAEEIGKRVRVLDGDMRLIRGLVNGDWNEDEYLVVPPGETIKPVYDHDKIITC; translated from the coding sequence ATGAAGTACAAACTTATTTGCTGTGAGGTATTTTTGAGGGAAGCATGCCTGGCGATAGCTGCTACATCTAATACTGTCGATCCGGAGTTTACACCCAAAAACGCCCATGAAAATTCCAATGAACTGAGAAAGATCATTCAAGAGAAAATTGATTCTGTAGAAAAGACGGGAGGTTATGACGCTATTTTGCTGGGTTATGGCCTTTGCGGCAATGGAACTGCCGGAATTGCTGCCCGTTCTATTCCTCTGGTAATCCCAAGAGCCCATGACTGCTGTACCATATTTCTGGGGTCCAAGAGTAAGTTTATAGAATATTTCAAGGATAATCTCAGCGCTGAGTGGAGTTCCACCGGATATATGGAAAGGGGAGGAAAAGACTCCTATCTCAGGGAAAGCGATACAAGCAAGCTTTTGGGCCTGGACAAAGCCTATGAGGAATATGTGGAGCAATATGGGGAGGAGAATGCAAAGTATCTCTGGGAAATGCTGCATCCGAAAAATGAAAGCGACGAGCTTATCTACATCAAAGTGCCGGAAACGGAACACCTGGGATACCTGAAAAAACTTGAAAGCTATGCTGAGGAAATCGGAAAGAGAGTAAGGGTATTGGATGGGGATATGCGATTGATCCGCGGGCTTGTAAACGGTGACTGGAACGAGGACGAATACCTTGTCGTGCCGCCTGGAGAGACTATAAAACCCGTTTATGACCATGACAAGATCATCACTTGCTGA